The following DNA comes from Methanomassiliicoccales archaeon.
CAGGCGCCGAGGAAGATGATGGTCAGGAGAACGCCGGCCAGAACGAGCAGCAGTATGGGGATGCCCGTCCTCGGCCGCATGGTGAGGTCCGATATCCGTTGATTGCGGGTCCGCGGCCGGACCTTGGGTTTCATGACCTCGGAGATGACCCTTCCCGCCTCCCCGTAGCGGTCGCGGTTGATGTGCACCTCCAGGTCCTCATCATGCTCCTTGCGGAACTCCTGGCGCAGGCGGTGCACCTGCTGCGGCAGCTCTTTCGGAACGCCCTCGGTGAAGTGCTCGTCCCCCTCCAGCAGCTTGATGGAGGCACCACGGGGCGGGTATTTCAATTCTGATCTCTCGAGCCCTCTCCTCATGACCTCCAGGTAGGCTTCTATGTGCGAATCGTAGCTGACCTTGAACTTGGAGACGCGGGCCTTGTCGTTCACAATTGCTTTCAGCAGGTCCTCCATGCCCTCGCTGGTGACGGCCACGGTGGGGACGATCGGTACGTCAAGGATCTTTGACAGCGCGTCGATGTCGAGCTCGCCGCGCTTGCGAGCCACGTCCATCATGTTCATGGCCACGAGCACGGGGAAGCCGAGCTCGATGAGCTGGAAAATCAGGACGAGCGAGGGTTCGAGGCGGGTGGCATCGGCCACCACCACCACGCAATCGGGCTTGGAGGTGTGCAGCAGCTTGGCGCTGACCATCTGGTCCTCGGTCCCGGCAGTCAGGGAATAAAGGCCGGGAAGATCGATCACTGTGGCCTTGCGACCGTTCATGAGCACCTCGGCCTTGAGGTACTCTACGGTCGTTCCCGGGTAGTTCGATGATATCGCCCCCACCCCGGTCAGACGGTTGAAGACCACGCTCTTTCCGACGTTAGGGTTGCCTACGAGCACAACTTCCATCACTTACCACCGCGGCGCCGACGTCTCTCCTGGCGCCCTGAGGTGCTTACGTAGACCAGGTCGGCATATTCCTTTGCCAGCGCGACGCGGCAATCGCCCACTTGTACGAGCACAGGACCGCCTAAGGGCAGCTTCTCCTCAACCTTCAAAGAACGTTCCGGAACGAAGCCCATGGCTATGATCCGACGTATCTTCTGGGGGTCGTCACAGGAAAGGTGCGATATGACACCCTCATCGCCCTCCTTAAGGGAACTGAGAGTAAAGGAGCCTCTGTCCTTGCCCGCCTGGCAGAGCTCGTCCATTGCCGGTATCGGATCGCCGTCAGGGCAAGTGGTCGGGTTGTTCATCATCTCCGAGATGCGTCGCTCGCTCTCGTCGGAGAGCATGTGCTCCAGGCGGCAGGCTTCGTCGTGGCTCTTCTCCTTGCTGATGCCGAGGACGTCCACCAGGAACCTCTCCAGCAATCGGTGCTTGCGCTTGATGTGCGAGCCGATCTGCATCCCCGCCTCCGTAAGGGAGGCGCCCTTGTACTTCTCGTAGGTGATGTAGCCGAAGGAATCCAATCGCTGAAGCATCTCGGTAACGCTGGCCGGGGATATCTTCATATGCTTGGCGATGTCCGTCGTCCTGGCGGGGGTGCCGTCCTGGGTCAGCTCCCAGATGCACTCGAGATACTCCTCGACGTTCTCCGAGACCATGATTTAGGATATCCTAATAACCGATATATAATAATTAAGAACCCTAAAAGTAGCCATTGATATTGAAAAATAAATTACCTAAATAATTCAAAGGTCCTTGAAAGGTACAATGTCACAGCAGCCGCATTCGTGACACATGGTCTGGTAGGTGCGAGTGGTCAGACCATGTCCCAACAGTATGAGCTTTGCTTCTTGATTGAGGTGGATAAGCCTTTCCGGGGTAACTGGATCCAGCTTCCCCAACGCCTTCTCCAACGCGAGACGGTTGGTGGGATTGACCTTCAAGGCACGGATGCTGGGTACGACGCCTAAGTTGGCTAGTGCGTGTACGCCTTCCAGCACGTTGCGGTCCGTCTCGCCCAGACCGATGATGATGTTGGAGGTTACCTTTCCCCGACCGAAGACCTGTACAGCGTACTCTAAGAACTCCAGCTGCTTTTCCAGTTCTAATTTGGGGCAGGCGATTGCTATTATCATTGAATCGAAGCTCTCCACGTTAATCTTGATTTCGTTTGCCCCCGCCTCGTGTAGGCGGTCTATGTCCTCGAACGTGGAGACGTAAGGCTCGACGCCTATCGGCACATCGGGTAGTGCTTGGCGAACCTTGCGTATGACGTAGATGAATCGGTCGATCGTTTGTTGTATGGAGCCGACCACCGCGGAAGTGAACGCCACCCCTTTCATCTCGCCCTTCCTCTCGGCCTCGAGGACCATATCTACGACCTGGTCGAGCTCCAACGACTTCGTCACGTCCTTACTGAGCTTGCGTGAGGTGCAGAAGACGCAATCAAAGATACATTCCTGGCCGAGATTGAAGAAGGCCTGTTCCGGTGAATGGTAGAGGACTGGTTTTAGTTCGAGGTTATCGATGAACGGACGACCATCCCTGAGCAGTGAATACCCATCCGGTCCCCCGACCAGCTCGAACTCCCCCTCTATACGGGATATGCTCTTCTTTACTCGAAGTCCGTCGAAGGCCAGAACGATGGAGGCGGAGCCTGCGCCAGGTCCGGCGGTGGAACGGCTCAATCGGAAGGGCGGCCGGAAATCAGGAGATACCTTGACCGTGCCTCCGCAGATCAGTATCGCTTTATTTCGCACCGCGCTCAGATCAGCTTCCATTTCGCACCGTCGGCCGTGTCCTCTATCTTGATACCTGCTTCCGCCAGCCGGTCGCGGATCATATCCGAGAGGTCGTACATCTTGCGCTTGCGAAGCTCTTTGCGCATGTCAATGAGAAGAATCATGACGTCATCGAGCTTGCTCTCGCTTTCCTTCTTCGGCGGCAGAATGTCGAATATGGAGTCCATCTCCTCAATGAGCTGCAATATATTTGATGCCCCTCTGATGCTGAGCTCATTGGTATCCATGAGCCGGTTCGCTTCTCGGGTCAGCTCGAACATGTGGGAAAATGCGCCGCGGGAATTGAAGTCATCGTCCATCTCCGCGACGAACCCTTCTCTAACTTTGGCGATGATGGATGAGGCGTCATCGCTGCCGTTGCCCTTGTACGTCTTCAGGGAATCGTAGGAGTTGTGTATGCGCTTCAGGGAGGCGACCGCCTCGTCGAGCGCGGCCTCGCCGTACACCAGTGGTCCGCGGTAGTGAGTGTTGAGGAGGTAGAAGCGCACTACCTCTGGGGGGTAACGGGCCAGTATATCCTTTACCGAGAAGAAGTTCTTCAGGGACTTGGACATCTTCGCGTCGGCTATTTGGAGCATTCCATTATGCATCCAGTAGTTGGCCAACGGCTTCTTCGTCACCGATTCAGACTGCAAGATCTCGTTCTCATGGTGCGGGAAGATGAGGTCGTTACCGCCACCGTGGATATCGATCGTTTCTCCTAACAGCTTCCGGACCATGGCCGAGCATTCTATATGCCAGCCCGGACGGCCTTTGCCCCAGGGGGAGTCCCATGATATCTCCCTTGGTTTCGCTGCCTTCCACAGGCAGAAGTCCATGGGGTTGCGTTTGATCTCGTCCACTTCGATGCGAGCGCCGGCCTGCATCTCCTCTAGCTTGTTGCCGGAGAGCTTTCCATACTCCGGAGCTTTGGATACATCGAAGTACACGCTGCCATCCGGCGTCACGTAACCGAAACCAGCCTTGATGATGTCCTCGACCATGGTGATAATCTCGGGGATGGTCTCACTGGCCTTCGGGTAGATCGTCGCGCGCTGCACGCGTAGGGCGTCGGAATCCCGGAAGTAGGACTCGATGCACCTTCGGGAGCGTGCCCCATGTGCACATCGTCGTAGACGGTGACGCCGCAGACATACATCCTAACCTTCTTGCTCTCGAGCGGTCGGAACTCCTGCTTGGCCTTGGCCATGGTGTTGTAGATCTGCAGAGTCAACTGGTACACCTCCTATTTGCCGTTCTTTTCGTTGAGCATCTTCTCCAACTTCTCCAGGCGGTGGTCCAGCTCGGAGATGTTGTTCGTGAGCTGCATCATCGCGTCGCGCAGCGGGTCTGGCAGCTCGTCGTGGCGGAGGTCCACCTTGACGCAGGTGCCCTCCCTCTTGACGACCCGTCCAGGCACACCGACCACAGTGGAGTCCGGCGGGACGTCCTTTACGACCACGGAACCGGCGCCGATTTTCACGTTGTCCCCGATTGTGATGTTGCCGAGCACTTTCGCTCCGGCACCTATCGTGACGTTGTTGCCGATGGTCGGGTGGCGCTTGCCGTGGCTGGTGCTGACACCGCCTAATGTGACCCCTTGGAATATGGAGACGTTATCGCCGACTATGGTGGTCTCACCGATCACCACACCGACGGCGTGATCTATGAAGAAACCCTTGCCAATGTTGGCGCCGGGGTGAATGTCGGCACCGGTGAGAAATCGAGCGAAGTAGTTGATGGCCCTGGCCATCATGATGTTGCCTTTGAGGTATTGGCGGTGAGAGATGCGCTGGAAGATGATGGCATGAAGACCGGGGCTGAAGTAAAGGGCTTCCTTGAACGACTTTGTCGCCGGATCTCGCTCCAGGACGGTATTGACGTCATCCTTCCAGTTCATAACCTCTACTCTCGAAACAGCGCGGTGCTCATATATCTTTCTGAGGAGTCTGGGAGCAAGACCACGATCTTCTTTCCCCGGCCAATTTCATTGGCCAGCTTCATCCCGGCGAACAGCGCGGCTCCAGAGGATATGCCGCCCATTATGCCCTCCTGTCGGGAAAGGGCCCTGGCGGTATCGATGGCCTCCTCATCGCTCACTGTGATGATGCGGTCCACGAGCTTCATGTCCAGTACCTTTGGTACGAAGCCGGCCCCGATGCCCTGTATTTCGTGTGTACCAACCTTTCCCCCGGATAGCACCGGGGAGCCCGCTGGTTCCACTCCGACGATCAATACCCCTTTTTTCCTTTCCTTCAGGTATTTTCCTACGCCGGTGATCGTACCCCCAGTACCGATGCCGGCCACGAAGGCGTCGATGGAAGGGAGGTCCCGGAATATCTCTGGGCCGGTGCTCAGGTAATGCGTTTCCGGATTAGACGGGTTATCGAACTGGTTGGGCATGCAGTAGTTCCCCGAGGAACTGAGCTCCTTGGCTTTTGCCACCGCCCCGGCCATGCCCTCGCTTGCGGGCGTCAGGATGACATTGGCCCCCAGAGACCTGAGCAAGTTGATTCGCTCCACGCTCATGTTCTCCGGCATGGTTAGGGAGATCTGATAACCTCTGGCGGCGCATACGAGCGCAAGACCGATACCGGTGTTACCGGAAGTGGGCTCGACCAGGCTCATGCCCTTCTTCAACTGACCGTTCTTTTCCGCTACCTCGACCATGTGCAAGGCGACCCGGTCCTTTATGGACCCCCCGGGATTACGGCCCTCTAGTTTAACATAGATCTCGGCCGAGGATGCTATCGAAATATTGTTGAGCCGGACCAACGGAGTGCGCCCGATGGTGCTCGTTATGCTGTTGTGCAACATCTTATCCCGCGTTGATGAGGATATGCTTTATTAGGGTTATAAGTAAGCGACAATCGTTTACTAAATTTTACCTCAGAACGCCGATCAACTCTTCGACATTTAAGTTCAGAACACTATATTGGCTGGATACCCACAATATCTCCACTTAAGATATTTATATAAAATTCTCGTTTTAATATCTCACTCACAGCTCGATTCATCTCCAGCAAATCCTTATTAAGGGGGTTGCTTCCCTAACCTCACAGAAGATGCTATGGAGACCTTGGAGACCATAAAGACCAGACGGAGCGTACGCCGCTATCAGGACCGCCCGGTGGAGAAGGAAAAGATCGCTACCATTCTGGAGGCGGCTATACAGGCGCCCTCGGCTATGAATCGTCAGTGCTGGCGCTTCGTGGTCGTTACAGACAAAGAGAGGATCGCCCAGATATCCAAGTGCCAGGTCATCATCAATGGCTGGATCAAGGACGCTCCGGCCGTGATTGTGGTCTGCGCCGACCCCAAAGAGAGCACGGACATGAACGACCTTCCGTACTACATGTGGGACGCCGCCCTGGCCATGCATAATATGGTCCTAGCGGCCACGGACCTGGGATTGGGAACATGTTATCTGGCGGCCTACAATGAGGAGAAGGTCAGGGAGCTGCTGGAGATCCCGAAGAACCTCCGGGTGGTGTGCATGACCCCCCTAGGCTATCCGGCGGAGAAGAGATCTATGGGCGAGAAGATAATGAAGGCCGTGGCCCGCAGCTCCATCAGGAAACCGGTCTCCGACGTAGCGCATTGGCAAAAGTGGTAGGTCATCATACCTTTTCCCACATCTTTCGTCCGGTGCGAATGATGTTATCGCTAAATATTATTTAATAAATTAATTAATATTAGTCTTTAAATCCGTGCGAAATTCGTATTATCTGTCATGAAAGAGATCAAAGGCACGGTCATGATCAACGAGCCGGCGGCGAAGGTCTGGACCACCATAACGGACTTCGCTTCTTATCCTGAATGGAACCCCTTCATCACCCTGATGAAAGGGGAGCTGAAGGAAGGCAACGTCTTCGACGTCACCGTCTCCCTGCCCGACCGCCAGGACACCAAGTTCCAGTCGAAGTTGGTGAAGGTCGAACCGCACAAGGAGATGCTGTTCCATGGAAAGATCAAGGGGGTATTGATGACCGACGACCATTCTTTCCTGATCGAACCGCTGGAGGAGAACGAGTGCGTCTTCTCGCAGAACATCGTGTTCAGAGGGCTATTGTCCTACCTGACTAGGGGCATTATCTGCGACTCGGAGAAGGGATTACAGCGGATGAACGAGGAGACCAAGAAGCGCTGCGAGAAGAAGTAGAAGTGAGTGGAGCTGGGACCGAGATTTGAACTCGGGTGTGCGGATAACCGCCTTGTGGACTGCAGTCCGCCACATGGCCGCTCTGTCATCCCAGCTTGAAGAGCCCATCAAATTTTGCATATAATACGTTTTCTCATGCCTTCCTGCACTAGACCGTTCTTAAATTATCCCTACGTCGGCCTCGATGGCTCCCCTTGGGTTCGCACATGTCAATTCGATGCTCATCTTGAGTACTTGGTGATGACCAGCACGCTCATCGAAGGTCGATCTAAGGGCTGTTCATATGTTCAGCGCTCTGACAGTTCCTACCCTGACAGACCTTGACGCAAAGTCCGCATCTCAATCCGCCGAGCACATTGAACATGTAATCCCGGCACTTCTGCGGTTCGATGGTCCCATCCTCATGCAACGCCCCGGCAGGGCAGACCTTCACACACCTCAAGCATTGAGCGCAGAATGGTTCCACAAGTTCTCCCGAAGGACTACCTGGGACCAATGGAGCGTCCGTTACCAGTGCGGTCATGCGTACCCGCGGACCCACCTCCGGCAGAAGGAGGAGATGGTTGATGCCGTAGTTTCCCATGCCGGCCAGATATCCTGCGTACTTTATGGAAACGTCAGCCTTCAGCGTCTCCCGGTCCGCATACCAGTATCCGAACTCGCTTCCCTCGGTGGGAACTATGGTCGCCCGGTAACCCTTCCTTTCGATGGTCCGGGCCATCCTGAAGGCCATGTCCCTAAGCACCACCGTGCCGGCCAGCAGGGTGTTGGTGTACTCCGCCCGTCCCAGGGGAAGGTTCTCTACCGCCCCCTTGGGCACGATCACCCCGATAACAATGACCGACATGGACTGAGGCATTATGTCCTGCGGTCGGTTGCTCCGATACGAAGGGTCCAGGAAGCCCGATGCGGGGGCCACCCCGAAGAGATCCGCTCACGCTTGGACTGAAGCTTCCCTCAGCTCCTGAGTCAATTTCAGGTCCATGTTCGAATGGACGTCATTGCTCGTTAATATTGATTCTCATCGTCAAGCCCCGCGCTCATAGCGATATCCTCCGCACGTTGTTCTCCATTTCGATCTTTCCTTTCGGATGAAGGAATTTCGGTTGCTCCAGGGGCGATAAAATAGTTCGTCCCTTTGATCCTGACAGGCCGATCGCCTTCTCCAGAAGCATGGAAAAATGATATTAGCTGAATTGAGCATCAGCACCTCATGCTCCCCGACCATTGCAAGGACGTCTCCCTGCGCCACGTGGACTTCCCCCTCACCCGCGAGAACATCCTCCGGGAGTACCAGGGCAAGGAGGCCTACACCCGCACCGACTTCATGATCCTGCGGAACAGCGGTGACACCGCCACGGTCCGGGTGATCAAGAGGAACGGCAAGGACCTCTTTCGCCCCATCACTGGCCTGGAGATCATCTCCCTGCCCAAGGACACCGTCTTCATCCACGACGAGGACGTCGATGTCCTTAACGTCTCTCAGCTGGCCCGCCTGGTTCGCAAGCATGATGGCAAGACCGTGGTCGTCTCCGGCATGTTCTCCCACGTCTCCTTCCTGAAGACCGACCAGCTCCTGGACCTGCGCGTTCTGGACGTGATTCCGCCGTCCCCTTCCAAGCTCTCCGTTCTGGTTGAAAGAGCTTTATCTTCTGGACTGGTGGAGAAACCTATTGTTCCCGAGTACGTCAACATCGACATCATGGAACAGGAAAGGAAGGTCAAAACACCAGGCGTCATCTTTCCCTGCCGCGCCTCCGGACTGACGTCCAAGAAGAAGATATTCTACCTGGACGAGACGCCGGAGATAGACGTGGAGTCGACGCTCATTGGCTGCGACCTGTCTCGTCGCATATTCCAGCACATCTACAGACGGCCGGTGGAAAGCCTGGACATCTGCCCTCAGAACCTGGCGCCGAAGGACGGCGTGCCGACCATCGTCAAATGCTGCAAGGTGAAGGAAGGGTGTACCGTGGAGGGCAACATCGCCTCCGTGCCCTGGGGCGCGAACATGATGGACGTGGTCAAGGCCCTGCAGGCGCTCTTCCCCTGACCTCATTTCCTCTTGGCGAAGGAGCGCGCTTTGGCCAGCGCGGCAAAGCCCTTTTCGCTCTCCCCTAATTTGCATAACGATTCACCGAGCACGTACCAGGCGTCCGGATCTTCCGGCAGCCGCTCCAGCTGCTTCTCGGCCATCCTCTTCGCCCTCTCGTAGTTGCCGGAACGCAGGGCGTTCCTGGCCTTGTCCATATACCCAAGCTGGGACTGGATGCGCTCGAACATGGCCTGTTCCGCCTCTTCGATGAAGACCTTGAGGGCGTTCGGCGTGAGCCAGGGGTAGCGGGACGCCAGCAGCTCCTTCAGCTTTTCTGCTTCCTTCGGCTTGATGCGGTACGTCGTCCCGTCGAAGGCCGTAAGCGGAATGTTCACCAGAAGATGGCCGTGGCTGACCTCGATGAAATTGGGATTTACCTTTTCATCTTCCTTCTTTGCCACATCGCTGGCATTAACCATCCCCTTAAAGAATTTGCCGATTACGACCTTACGTCTTCGATGATTCGTAAATCGAAAGCAATAATAACCCAGCGAAAGTTCCTAAGTTCATGCACGAAACGGCTCTCAGCCCCTACAACCCCAAGTTGGAGGTGGGGGATGTCGTGGTCTACGATTCCACCTTGCGCGACGGCGAGCAGACCCCGGGGGTCACATTCAGCCTGGAGCAGAAGGTAGCTATCGCCCGGAAGCTGGACGAGATGCGCGTGCCCCAGATCGAGGCCGGGTTCCCGGCGGTGTCCGAAGCGGAGCGGGAGTCGGTGAAGGCCGTCTGTGACCAGAAGCTGGACGCGGACATTCTGGTGCTGTCCCGCATCACTAAGGGGGACATCGACGCCTCCATAGACGCCGGTGTGGACATCGTGCTGCTTTTCATCGGCACATCCGACCTGCACATCAAGTACAAGTTCAAGAAGGACCAGCAATACGTCCTCGACAAGATCGTGGAGGGCGTGGAGTACGCCAAGTCCCGCGGCGTCAAGGTGAGCATGAGCGCCGAGGACACCACCCGGACGGAACTGAATTTCCTCATGAAGGTGTACCACACCGCCGAGGAGGCCGGGGCGGACCGCGTGGGCGTCACGGACACGCTTGGATGCGCTTCACCGGAGGCGATCTCCTT
Coding sequences within:
- a CDS encoding metal-dependent transcriptional regulator, with the protein product MVSENVEEYLECIWELTQDGTPARTTDIAKHMKISPASVTEMLQRLDSFGYITYEKYKGASLTEAGMQIGSHIKRKHRLLERFLVDVLGISKEKSHDEACRLEHMLSDESERRISEMMNNPTTCPDGDPIPAMDELCQAGKDRGSFTLSSLKEGDEGVISHLSCDDPQKIRRIIAMGFVPERSLKVEEKLPLGGPVLVQVGDCRVALAKEYADLVYVSTSGRQERRRRRGGK
- a CDS encoding radical SAM protein, whose product is MEADLSAVRNKAILICGGTVKVSPDFRPPFRLSRSTAGPGAGSASIVLAFDGLRVKKSISRIEGEFELVGGPDGYSLLRDGRPFIDNLELKPVLYHSPEQAFFNLGQECIFDCVFCTSRKLSKDVTKSLELDQVVDMVLEAERKGEMKGVAFTSAVVGSIQQTIDRFIYVIRKVRQALPDVPIGVEPYVSTFEDIDRLHEAGANEIKINVESFDSMIIAIACPKLELEKQLEFLEYAVQVFGRGKVTSNIIIGLGETDRNVLEGVHALANLGVVPSIRALKVNPTNRLALEKALGKLDPVTPERLIHLNQEAKLILLGHGLTTRTYQTMCHECGCCDIVPFKDL
- the cysE gene encoding serine O-acetyltransferase; its protein translation is MNWKDDVNTVLERDPATKSFKEALYFSPGLHAIIFQRISHRQYLKGNIMMARAINYFARFLTGADIHPGANIGKGFFIDHAVGVVIGETTIVGDNVSIFQGVTLGGVSTSHGKRHPTIGNNVTIGAGAKVLGNITIGDNVKIGAGSVVVKDVPPDSTVVGVPGRVVKREGTCVKVDLRHDELPDPLRDAMMQLTNNISELDHRLEKLEKMLNEKNGK
- the cysK gene encoding cysteine synthase A yields the protein MLHNSITSTIGRTPLVRLNNISIASSAEIYVKLEGRNPGGSIKDRVALHMVEVAEKNGQLKKGMSLVEPTSGNTGIGLALVCAARGYQISLTMPENMSVERINLLRSLGANVILTPASEGMAGAVAKAKELSSSGNYCMPNQFDNPSNPETHYLSTGPEIFRDLPSIDAFVAGIGTGGTITGVGKYLKERKKGVLIVGVEPAGSPVLSGGKVGTHEIQGIGAGFVPKVLDMKLVDRIITVSDEEAIDTARALSRQEGIMGGISSGAALFAGMKLANEIGRGKKIVVLLPDSSERYMSTALFRE
- a CDS encoding nitroreductase family protein, translated to METLETIKTRRSVRRYQDRPVEKEKIATILEAAIQAPSAMNRQCWRFVVVTDKERIAQISKCQVIINGWIKDAPAVIVVCADPKESTDMNDLPYYMWDAALAMHNMVLAATDLGLGTCYLAAYNEEKVRELLEIPKNLRVVCMTPLGYPAEKRSMGEKIMKAVARSSIRKPVSDVAHWQKW
- a CDS encoding SRPBCC domain-containing protein, with amino-acid sequence MKEIKGTVMINEPAAKVWTTITDFASYPEWNPFITLMKGELKEGNVFDVTVSLPDRQDTKFQSKLVKVEPHKEMLFHGKIKGVLMTDDHSFLIEPLEENECVFSQNIVFRGLLSYLTRGIICDSEKGLQRMNEETKKRCEKK
- a CDS encoding epoxyqueuosine reductase, giving the protein MAPASGFLDPSYRSNRPQDIMPQSMSVIVIGVIVPKGAVENLPLGRAEYTNTLLAGTVVLRDMAFRMARTIERKGYRATIVPTEGSEFGYWYADRETLKADVSIKYAGYLAGMGNYGINHLLLLPEVGPRVRMTALVTDAPLVPGSPSGELVEPFCAQCLRCVKVCPAGALHEDGTIEPQKCRDYMFNVLGGLRCGLCVKVCQGRNCQSAEHMNSP
- a CDS encoding tetratricopeptide repeat protein, coding for MAKKEDEKVNPNFIEVSHGHLLVNIPLTAFDGTTYRIKPKEAEKLKELLASRYPWLTPNALKVFIEEAEQAMFERIQSQLGYMDKARNALRSGNYERAKRMAEKQLERLPEDPDAWYVLGESLCKLGESEKGFAALAKARSFAKRK